Proteins encoded within one genomic window of Bacteroides sedimenti:
- a CDS encoding TolC family protein has product MKRILSFILLLRVVIPLNAQQVLSLDSCRSLALANNKELKIGNEKIKAAYYERKAAFTNYLPNLSATGSYMRNEKNMSLLGENKFLPIGSLMANGTFGYTPGAGQVQEIKLPNGQWVPTDANGTPFDPTKNPEKLVWKQYTTIPKSEFEFDTKNVYAGAIMLTQPIYMGGKIRAYNKITRYAEELAKSQQKTGMQEVILNTDQAYWQVVSLVNKKKLAEGYLELLKKLESDVDKMIAEGVATKADGLSVKVKVNEAEMTLTKVEDGLSLSRMLLCQICGIDLSTPIQLADETITNLPVNTTTPSTNMEMAFNNRPELKSLELATNIYNQKINVTKSEFLPSIALTGNYLVSNPSLFNGFENKFRGQWSVGVFVKIPIWHWGEGIYKVKAAKAEAKVAQFQLEDAKEKIELQVNQSAFKVNEAAKKLAMTEKNMEKAEENLRYAKLGFEEGVIAPSNVLEAHTAWLSAQSERIDAQIDVKLTEIYLKKSLGTLSK; this is encoded by the coding sequence ATGAAAAGAATACTTAGTTTTATTTTGTTGCTAAGAGTTGTCATCCCCTTAAATGCGCAACAAGTCTTAAGTCTGGATAGTTGTCGTTCACTAGCACTAGCCAATAACAAAGAACTTAAGATTGGGAATGAAAAGATTAAAGCAGCTTATTATGAGAGGAAGGCTGCATTTACGAATTATCTTCCTAATTTATCGGCTACAGGCTCTTATATGCGAAATGAGAAAAACATGTCGTTATTGGGAGAGAATAAATTTCTCCCGATAGGCTCTCTAATGGCTAATGGAACCTTTGGATATACTCCTGGTGCCGGCCAAGTACAGGAAATTAAGCTTCCCAATGGACAATGGGTACCTACGGATGCTAACGGAACACCTTTTGATCCGACTAAGAATCCAGAGAAATTGGTTTGGAAACAATATACAACCATTCCAAAGAGTGAATTCGAATTCGACACAAAAAATGTGTATGCCGGAGCCATCATGCTAACTCAACCTATATATATGGGAGGTAAAATCAGAGCATATAATAAGATAACAAGATATGCTGAAGAACTGGCTAAGTCACAACAAAAAACAGGAATGCAGGAAGTCATTCTAAATACAGACCAAGCTTACTGGCAAGTTGTATCGTTGGTAAACAAGAAAAAACTTGCTGAAGGATATCTTGAACTACTTAAAAAGCTGGAAAGCGATGTAGATAAAATGATTGCTGAAGGTGTAGCAACTAAAGCAGATGGACTTTCTGTAAAGGTTAAGGTGAACGAAGCAGAAATGACACTGACTAAGGTGGAAGACGGCCTAAGTCTTAGCCGGATGCTGCTCTGCCAGATTTGCGGAATTGATTTATCAACACCCATACAATTAGCAGACGAGACTATCACGAACTTACCAGTAAATACTACCACTCCCAGTACAAACATGGAGATGGCATTCAACAATCGCCCGGAATTGAAAAGTCTGGAACTGGCAACCAATATATATAATCAGAAAATAAATGTTACCAAGTCGGAGTTTTTACCATCAATAGCCTTAACAGGAAATTATCTGGTAAGCAATCCTTCTCTTTTCAATGGATTCGAAAACAAGTTCCGTGGACAATGGAGCGTGGGGGTCTTTGTTAAAATACCAATCTGGCATTGGGGTGAAGGCATTTATAAGGTAAAAGCAGCAAAAGCCGAGGCTAAAGTTGCACAGTTCCAACTAGAGGATGCAAAAGAAAAGATTGAACTACAAGTTAACCAGTCTGCCTTCAAAGTGAATGAAGCTGCGAAGAAACTTGCCATGACAGAGAAAAACATGGAAAAAGCAGAAGAGAATCTACGTTATGCCAAACTGGGATTCGAAGAAGGGGTAATTGCTCCGAGTAATGTACTGGAAGCACATACAGCTTGGTTATCGGCTCAATCAGAGAGAATAGATGCACAAATCGATGTTAAACTCACAGAGATTTATTTAAAGAAATCCTTGGGAACATTAAGTAAATGA
- a CDS encoding NAD kinase, translated as MKFAIFGNCFQAKKSLHAENLFTILRQHGAEIYVDWEFYEFLTNDLNFTPKVSGLIGNDDFKADMVISIGGDGTFLKAASRVGRKNIPILGINTGRLGFLADISPEEMGATFDEIHKGQYKIEDRSVLELVSTLNEIKGYPFALNEIAILKRDSSSMISIHTSINGAYLNTYQADGLVISTPTGSTAYSLSVGGPIIVPHSNTIAITPVAPHSLNIRPIVIRDDWKLTLDVESRSHNFLVAIDGRSESCSEDCQLTIRKADYTTKVVKRYNHVFFDTLRTKMMWGIDNRSK; from the coding sequence ATGAAATTCGCAATTTTTGGAAACTGCTTTCAGGCAAAAAAATCGCTACACGCCGAGAACTTGTTTACTATACTAAGACAACATGGAGCAGAAATCTATGTAGACTGGGAGTTTTATGAGTTTCTGACTAATGACCTTAACTTTACTCCAAAAGTAAGTGGTTTAATTGGGAATGACGATTTTAAAGCAGATATGGTTATCAGCATTGGCGGTGACGGTACCTTTCTTAAAGCTGCCAGCCGAGTTGGAAGAAAAAACATCCCAATACTTGGAATCAATACAGGAAGATTAGGATTCCTGGCAGATATCTCTCCTGAAGAGATGGGTGCTACGTTTGATGAAATCCATAAAGGACAATATAAGATTGAGGACAGAAGTGTTCTGGAGTTAGTCAGTACGCTGAATGAGATAAAAGGATACCCCTTTGCCTTGAACGAGATTGCCATTCTTAAACGAGATAGTTCATCCATGATTTCCATTCACACATCAATAAATGGAGCTTATCTAAATACCTACCAGGCGGATGGACTGGTAATTTCTACCCCTACTGGTTCAACCGCTTATTCTCTTAGCGTTGGAGGCCCAATTATCGTACCTCACTCAAACACCATAGCTATTACCCCTGTTGCGCCACACAGTCTCAACATTCGTCCAATTGTGATTAGGGACGACTGGAAACTAACCCTTGATGTGGAAAGCCGCAGCCATAATTTTCTGGTAGCAATTGACGGGCGAAGTGAATCATGTAGCGAAGACTGCCAACTGACCATCCGAAAAGCAGACTATACTACTAAGGTTGTAAAACGATACAACCATGTCTTCTTTGACACCCTCCGCACAAAAATGATGTGGGGAATTGATAACAGGTCCAAGTAG
- the mdh gene encoding malate dehydrogenase, translated as MSKVTVVGAGNVGATCANVLAFNEVADEVVMLDVKEGVSEGKAMDMMQTAQLLGFDTTIVGCTNDYAQTANSDVVVITSGIPRKPGMTREELIGVNAGIVKSVAGNILKYSPDAIIVVISNPMDTMTYLSLKSLGLPKNRIIGMGGALDSSRFKYFLSQAIGCNANEVEGMVIGGHGDTTMIPLARFATYKGLPVSNFLSAEQIDEVVKSTMVGGATLTGLLGTSAWYAPGAAGAYVAEAIIKNQKKMIPSCVALEGEYGQNDICIGVPAIIGRNGVEKIVELELNAEEKELFEKSAAAVRKTNDVLTEMKAI; from the coding sequence ATGTCAAAAGTAACCGTAGTAGGCGCAGGTAACGTAGGAGCTACATGTGCAAATGTCTTGGCCTTTAATGAAGTGGCTGACGAAGTAGTAATGCTTGATGTTAAAGAAGGTGTTTCTGAAGGTAAAGCAATGGATATGATGCAAACTGCTCAATTGTTGGGTTTCGATACAACAATTGTTGGATGCACCAATGACTATGCTCAAACAGCCAATTCAGATGTTGTTGTAATTACTTCAGGTATTCCTCGTAAGCCAGGTATGACTCGTGAAGAGCTTATTGGTGTTAATGCTGGTATCGTTAAGTCAGTAGCTGGTAACATCCTGAAATATTCTCCAGACGCAATTATCGTGGTTATTTCAAACCCAATGGATACAATGACTTATCTTTCTTTGAAATCTCTTGGATTGCCAAAGAACAGAATTATTGGTATGGGTGGAGCATTGGATAGCTCACGTTTCAAATATTTCTTGTCTCAGGCTATCGGTTGCAATGCCAATGAAGTTGAAGGTATGGTAATTGGTGGTCACGGCGATACAACAATGATTCCTTTGGCTCGTTTCGCTACATACAAAGGTCTTCCTGTTAGCAACTTCTTGAGCGCAGAACAAATTGACGAAGTTGTTAAGTCTACAATGGTAGGTGGAGCTACTTTGACAGGTCTTCTTGGTACTTCTGCTTGGTATGCACCAGGTGCTGCTGGAGCATATGTTGCTGAGGCTATCATCAAAAACCAAAAGAAGATGATTCCTTCTTGTGTTGCATTGGAAGGCGAATATGGTCAGAATGATATCTGTATCGGTGTTCCTGCAATCATCGGTCGTAATGGCGTTGAAAAGATTGTTGAACTTGAATTGAATGCTGAAGAAAAAGAGCTTTTCGAAAAGAGCGCAGCGGCAGTTCGCAAAACAAACGATGTTTTGACAGAAATGAAAGCAATCTAA
- a CDS encoding pyridoxine 5'-phosphate synthase, which yields MTKLSVNINKVATIRNARGGDTPNVTKVALDCESFGADGITVHPRPDERHIRRADVYEMRPLLRTEFNIEGYPSPEFIELVLQVKPHQVTLVPDEPSQITSNAGWDTKRNLEFLTEVLDLFAKAGIRTSVFVAADNEMVEYAAKAGADRVELYTEPYATLFPKEPELAIAPFIEAAKTARRLGLGLNAGHDLNLQNLNYLYKNIPWLDEVSIGHALISDALYLGLEKTIRAYKDCLR from the coding sequence ATGACAAAGCTAAGTGTAAACATCAACAAAGTGGCAACTATTCGTAACGCAAGAGGAGGGGATACTCCAAATGTGACGAAAGTAGCGTTAGACTGTGAATCTTTTGGAGCTGATGGAATAACTGTTCATCCGCGGCCAGATGAAAGACATATCCGCCGTGCCGACGTATATGAGATGCGTCCATTGTTGAGAACGGAGTTCAATATTGAGGGATATCCTTCTCCTGAATTTATCGAGTTGGTTTTACAGGTTAAACCGCATCAGGTGACCTTGGTGCCAGATGAACCTTCCCAAATCACCTCTAATGCTGGATGGGATACTAAAAGAAATCTGGAATTTCTTACAGAAGTGCTCGATTTATTTGCAAAAGCCGGAATACGTACATCGGTATTTGTGGCTGCAGATAATGAAATGGTGGAATATGCCGCCAAAGCTGGTGCGGACCGGGTAGAACTCTATACAGAGCCATATGCTACTCTTTTCCCAAAAGAACCGGAGTTGGCAATTGCTCCCTTTATAGAGGCTGCAAAAACGGCTCGCCGCTTAGGGCTGGGATTGAATGCCGGACATGATTTGAATTTGCAGAATCTCAATTATCTTTATAAAAATATTCCATGGCTTGATGAAGTTTCTATAGGGCACGCTCTGATTAGTGATGCTCTTTATCTGGGATTGGAAAAAACAATTCGGGCATATAAAGATTGCCTTCGTTGA